CTTGCCGCGCGCTACGCCGACCACCTCGTCGCGCTGCGCCACGGGCGCGTGGTGGCGTCCGGGACGCCCGCCGAGGTGGTCACCGAGGAGGTGGTGCGGACCGTCTTCGGGCTGGAGAGCCGCGTCATCGACGACCCCGTCTCGCACACCCCGCTGGTGGTCCCCGTGGGCCGCCACCACCCACGCCCCATCCCCACCGTGCCGACCGGCACGACCGTCCAGGAGACCCGATGACCGTGACCACCTCTGCGCTGCCCCTGCTCTTCACCGAGGTCGAGGTGGTCTCGGTCGAGCGCCTCTCGCCCACCTTCGTCCGGGTCGGCCTCGGCGGGCCCGGGCTCGCCGACTTCGGCGTCGACGGGCCGCGCTGGGACCAGCGGATCAAGCTGGTGCTGCCCGACCCGACGACCGGCGCCATCACCTCGACCGAGGGCGCGGACGAGTCGTGGTTCGCGACCTGGTCGGAGAGGTCGGCCGCCGAGCGCGGCCACATGCGGACCTACACGGTCCGCGACGTCCACGGCTCCGGCGAGGACACCGTCATCGTCGTCGACCTGGTGCTCCACCTCGAGGGTGACCTCGTCGGCCCCGGCTCGCTGTGGGCGTCGACCGCCTCCGTCGGCGACCGGATCGTGGTGCTCGCGCCGCGCCGCGGGTTCCCCTACGGCGGGATCGAGTTCGCCCCGGCCCTCGGCGCCGACCTGCTGCTGGTCGGTGACGAGACGGCGGTCCCCGCGGTGTGCGCGGTGCTGGAGCAGCTCCCCGACGACGCGACCGGGACCGCCTTCCTGGAGGTCCCGGTCACCGCCGACGTGCAGGACGTACGCCGTCCGGCGGGGGTCGACGTCGTCTGGCTGCCCCGCGAGGGGCGGCCGCTGGGGGTCCCGCTGCACGACGCCGTCGTGGCGCACCTCGGGATCGCCGGGGCGTCCGTCGACGTGTCACCCGACGAGGTCGACCCCGACCTGTGGGAGACGCCGTTCTACTCCTCGTCGGGCGAGGACCTCCCGGTCGGGGCGACCGGTGTCGGCGGGACGTACGCCTGGATCGCGGGGGAGTCGAAGGTCGTGACCGGCCTGCGCCGGCACCTGGTCAACGAGCTCGGCTTCGACCGCGCCCAGGTGGCGTTCATGGGCTACTGGCGCCGCGGCGTGGCGATGCGGTCCTGATCAGCGGCGCTTGGGCGAGCGGGGGGTGTAGCGCACCCGCTCGGCGATGCGGTGGCGAGCGATGAGCTCGAGGTCGGTGAAGGCGTCGTGCATGGCCGTGCTCCTCTCTGGAATCGGTCTGGTCAGCTCTGGTGGAGGGTGACGTCGCCCGAGGCCGTGGTGGCACGGACCTCGAGGTAGGGCTGGTCGGGCGCCGGTTCGCCGGTGCTCGGCAGGGTGGAGGCGAGGCGGCCGCTGGCGGTGCGGACGTCGGTCCACACGGGCGTGCCGGCGAGGACGCCGATCCGCACGTCGCCGCTCGCGGTCTTCGCGGTGATCCGGCCCGGCCCGATCTCGTCGACGACGAGGTCGCCGGACCCGGTGGTGAAGACCGCCTCGCTGCCGACGGAGGCGACCCGTGCGTCGCCCGAGCCGGTCTTGATCGCGAGGTCGTCGCGGGCGGCGTCGACGCGGACGTCGCCGCTGCCGGTGGTGACGACCAGCGAGGACTCGGCGCGCCCGACGACGACGTCGCCGGACCCGGACTTCAGGTGCGCCTCGCCGACGAGGTGGTCCACGGTGACGTCGCCCGAGCCTGAGTGGACGACCGTGTCGCCCTCGACGACCTCGATCACGACGTCGCCCGACCCGCTGTCGACCCGGGCGTCGCTGATCCGGCCGTGGGCGGAGAGGTCGCTGCTGCCGACCTTGGCGTGCAGGGCGCTGGCGACCGGCACCTCGACGACGACCTCGGCGCGGGAGTCCCGCCCGAAGATGCCGCCGCCGCGGGACGGCGCGATGATCGCCAGCCGGTCGCCGAGGTCGCGGACGTCGAACTCCTCGGCCCGCTCGCCGGTGATCCGGACGGTGGTCTCGGTGGTGTCCGTGGCGGTGACGTCGACCAGGCCGCGGCCGTTCTCGACGTAGAGCTCGATCGGCTCGGGGGTGTCGAAGGTGAGGTCGAGGTGGTTGCTCATCGGTGTCTCCTGGTGTGGTCGGGACCTGCGTCAGGGTGTGGTCGGCCGACGGGCCGGCAGGTGCCGGTCCGCGGGAGTGCGGGGTGGTGGGAGCGGCGGGGCCTCAGACCCAGCCGGACATCCGGCGGGTGCCGCGGCCCTCCTTGCGGGAGGCGGCAAACGGGTCGTAGCCCACGAACGGGACGCTGCTCAGGTCGATGTCGACGTTGATCGAGTGCTCGCTGGTGGCGCCCCGGATGACGCCGACGAGCCAGGTGTTGAGGCTCTGGCCGGCGGCCGCGGCCTTCTCCTCGGCCCGGGCCTTGACCGCCTCGGGGATGCGGAGCGTGATCCGCGCCAGGTCGCCGTCGGGCTCCTCGGGCGGGGCCGGCGGAGCGGGCGGCGGGGGCGGTGCGGGCAGCGCGACGGGCGGGGCGACCTCGACGACGAAGTCGAGCTCGCGACCCACCAGGCGGACGTCGACGCTGCCCTCGGGGAGCTCGGAGGTGATCTCCGCCGCGGCGTGCGAGATGGCCTCCATCAGGGCGAGCCGGGCGCTCGGGTCGAGCGCGTAGGCCAGCCGCTCGGCGGCCTGCTTGAGCTCGTCACCCCCGGCCTCCGCGGCCGCGACGAGGTCGCGGCGGAGGGTGTCGACGTACGGCGTGATGTCCATGCGCACCACTCTGACATCACTGTGATGTCATGTCAACCACCTTGTGACATCACGTGGCATCGGCGTGGTGTCACCGCGCTGGTTCGCCCTCCACGCGCAGACGGACCCGCGCCGGTGGGTGCGGGTCCGTCCGAGGTCGAGCGGGGTGGTGCGATCAGAGGTCGAAGAGTGAACCCGACCCGTTGATGTCGACGTCCGTACGCGGCGTGTGTGCCGGGGCGCCCGACGGCCGGGCCGGCTTCGGCTCCTCCGTCGACTCCTCCGCCGCGGCCTGCTCATCCGGCTCCGCCGCGGCGGGCTCGGAGGGCAGGTCCTCGGGGTCGCGGAACGTCGCCGCCTGGCTGAGGTCGGCGCCGCTCGGCGGGGCAGCCGCCGGCTCGGCCTCGACGGTCGTCGACGCGGCGGCGGGCTCGGCGGCGGGCTCCTCGGCGGGCTCGGGTGCGGCCGCCGGGGCCGAGGCGTCGGCGGCAGCCGTGGTCGGCGCCTCGATGTCGAAGAGGGAGCCGAGGCTGCCCAGGTCGACGTCGGTCGCCGGCGCGGAGACGGTGGCGCCCGTGGGTGCTGCCGCCTGCGCGGAAGGCTGGTCGGGCGTCGGTGCCGCTGCCGTCGGCTCGGGCTCCGGGTCCGGCTCAGCTGCTGCCGGCTCGGCCTCTGCCGGCTCGGCCTCTGCCGGCTCGGCCTCTGCCGGCTCGGCCTCTGCCGCCGGCTCGGCCTCTGCCGCCGGCTCGGGTGCCGCCGCTGGGGCGGGCGCCGTCGTCTGCGCGGGAGCCTCGAGGTCGAAGAGCGAGCCCAGGCTCGACAGGTCGGCGTCCGTCGTCGGCGTGGACGTCGTGACGGAGGCGTCGCTGGCGGCTGAGTCGCTGGGAGACTCAGCTGCCACGGCGGGCTCGGCGGCGGCGCTGCTGGGGGTTGAGTCGCTGGGAGACTCAGCTGCCACGGCGGGCTCGGCGGCGGCGCTGCTGGGGGTTGAGTCGCTGGGAGACTCAGCTGCCACGGCGGGCTCGGACGGGGCGGCCGGCGCCGGCTCCGGGGCGGCGATGTCGAACAGCGACCCGCCGCTGCCGAGGTCGGCGGACGGGGTCGGGGCGGCCTCGGCCTGCGGCTCGGGCTCGGCGGCCTGAGGCTCTGGCGCGGCCTGCGGCTCGGGCGTACCGAGGTCGAAGAGGGAGCCGCCGGCGCCGAGGTCGGTCGACGACGCAGGAGCGGTGTCCGGCTCGGCGGCGGGCTCGGCGGCGGGCTTCGCGGCCTCGGGCTCGGCAGCCTTCGGCTCCTCGGCCGCCGGGGTGTCGAACAGCGACCCT
This genomic interval from Nocardioides palaemonis contains the following:
- a CDS encoding siderophore-interacting protein, which translates into the protein MTVTTSALPLLFTEVEVVSVERLSPTFVRVGLGGPGLADFGVDGPRWDQRIKLVLPDPTTGAITSTEGADESWFATWSERSAAERGHMRTYTVRDVHGSGEDTVIVVDLVLHLEGDLVGPGSLWASTASVGDRIVVLAPRRGFPYGGIEFAPALGADLLLVGDETAVPAVCAVLEQLPDDATGTAFLEVPVTADVQDVRRPAGVDVVWLPREGRPLGVPLHDAVVAHLGIAGASVDVSPDEVDPDLWETPFYSSSGEDLPVGATGVGGTYAWIAGESKVVTGLRRHLVNELGFDRAQVAFMGYWRRGVAMRS
- a CDS encoding DUF4097 family beta strand repeat-containing protein, whose product is MSNHLDLTFDTPEPIELYVENGRGLVDVTATDTTETTVRITGERAEEFDVRDLGDRLAIIAPSRGGGIFGRDSRAEVVVEVPVASALHAKVGSSDLSAHGRISDARVDSGSGDVVIEVVEGDTVVHSGSGDVTVDHLVGEAHLKSGSGDVVVGRAESSLVVTTGSGDVRVDAARDDLAIKTGSGDARVASVGSEAVFTTGSGDLVVDEIGPGRITAKTASGDVRIGVLAGTPVWTDVRTASGRLASTLPSTGEPAPDQPYLEVRATTASGDVTLHQS
- a CDS encoding toxin-antitoxin system HicB family antitoxin, with the translated sequence MDITPYVDTLRRDLVAAAEAGGDELKQAAERLAYALDPSARLALMEAISHAAAEITSELPEGSVDVRLVGRELDFVVEVAPPVALPAPPPPPAPPAPPEEPDGDLARITLRIPEAVKARAEEKAAAAGQSLNTWLVGVIRGATSEHSINVDIDLSSVPFVGYDPFAASRKEGRGTRRMSGWV